One Lentibacillus cibarius DNA window includes the following coding sequences:
- a CDS encoding NAD-dependent epimerase/dehydratase family protein: MTSHSPNAKTYLVTGAAGFIGFYFSKKLLDQGCKVIGIDNLNDYYDVNLKQTRLDQLQPYETFTFIKGDIADKSKLMETFEGHKPDIVVNMAAQAGVRYSIENPDVYIQSNLIGFYNILEACRHFPVDHLVYASSSSVYGANKKVPFEESDFVDNPVSLYASTKKSNELMAHTYSHLYSIPATGLRFFTVFGPMGRPDMAYFGFTDKYFAGEPIKVFNNGDFDNDLYRDFTYIDDIVNGMQRLLGNPPEEAEGAPHRVFNIGNNSPERLMTFIGALEKALSNALGREVEFNKVYEPIKPGDVPATYASTDLLYNEVGFKPETSIEDGLQKFADWYVDYYQVK, translated from the coding sequence ATGACTTCCCACTCACCAAACGCAAAAACCTACCTAGTTACCGGAGCTGCTGGCTTCATAGGATTCTATTTTTCCAAGAAACTGTTGGATCAAGGCTGCAAGGTCATTGGCATTGATAACCTGAATGATTATTATGACGTTAATTTGAAACAAACACGGCTGGATCAGCTGCAGCCCTATGAGACATTCACCTTTATTAAAGGGGATATTGCAGATAAATCCAAACTAATGGAGACGTTTGAAGGACATAAACCTGATATTGTCGTGAACATGGCTGCACAGGCTGGTGTACGTTATTCGATTGAGAACCCGGACGTCTATATCCAGAGCAATCTCATTGGTTTCTACAATATCCTAGAAGCCTGCAGACACTTTCCGGTCGATCATCTGGTCTATGCGTCATCTAGTTCGGTGTATGGGGCGAATAAAAAAGTGCCATTTGAAGAATCGGATTTTGTTGACAATCCAGTGTCGCTGTATGCATCAACGAAGAAGTCTAATGAATTAATGGCGCATACGTACAGCCACCTTTATAGCATCCCGGCAACAGGTCTTCGTTTCTTTACGGTTTTCGGACCAATGGGACGTCCGGATATGGCTTACTTCGGTTTCACGGATAAGTATTTTGCAGGGGAGCCGATTAAGGTCTTTAACAATGGCGATTTTGATAATGATTTGTATCGTGACTTTACATATATTGACGATATCGTTAATGGGATGCAACGACTATTGGGCAATCCGCCTGAGGAGGCAGAGGGAGCACCGCACCGTGTCTTTAACATCGGCAACAACAGCCCGGAGAGGCTTATGACGTTCATTGGCGCCCTGGAAAAAGCGTTGAGCAATGCATTAGGTCGTGAAGTGGAGTTTAATAAAGTCTATGAGCCTATTAAACCTGGTGATGTACCAGCAACGTATGCTTCAACAGATCTGCTTTATAACGAGGTAGGATTTAAACCGGAAACATCCATTGAAGACGGGTTGCAAAAGTTTGCTGATTGGTATGTGGATTATTATCAGGTGAAATGA
- a CDS encoding ATP-grasp fold amidoligase family protein — MLTLIKKFYRKLHSFFVALLVKISPYLATKYLYKRAMGKSIDLTNPKNFNEKIHWLKLYWKHPLVSKCGDKFEMRNYVNDMGLSNILNNIHSVYDDASNIEWNTLPDKFVLKVTSGSGFNIVCKDKNKINRRKVEKKLNKWIKTNFALKVGEINYQSMKPRIICEEFMETEEGNLPIDYKIFCFNGNPKYILVVTEREIGVKRFMFDNEWNSIDFLKNRTSDGMITPKKPDSLQEMIFYAEKLSNPFPFVRVDFYDYNGRTILGEMTFTPDAGLATRYKESFLRELGDMIDLPEKIT, encoded by the coding sequence ATGTTAACATTGATTAAAAAATTTTATCGTAAATTGCATTCTTTTTTTGTGGCTTTACTTGTAAAAATATCACCCTATCTCGCAACGAAATATTTATATAAAAGAGCAATGGGTAAAAGTATAGATTTAACAAACCCAAAGAATTTTAATGAGAAAATACATTGGTTGAAGTTGTATTGGAAACATCCTCTGGTCTCAAAATGTGGAGACAAATTTGAGATGAGAAATTATGTAAATGATATGGGGTTGTCCAATATACTAAATAATATACATTCTGTTTATGATGATGCATCGAATATTGAGTGGAATACCCTTCCAGATAAATTTGTGCTTAAAGTAACAAGTGGTTCTGGATTTAATATTGTATGTAAAGATAAAAATAAAATTAATCGTAGAAAAGTCGAAAAGAAATTAAATAAATGGATTAAAACAAATTTTGCTTTAAAAGTCGGGGAGATAAATTACCAGAGTATGAAACCGAGAATAATTTGTGAGGAATTCATGGAAACTGAAGAAGGTAATCTTCCAATTGATTATAAAATTTTTTGCTTTAATGGTAATCCTAAATATATTCTAGTAGTAACTGAAAGAGAGATAGGGGTAAAAAGATTTATGTTTGATAACGAATGGAATAGTATAGATTTTTTAAAAAATAGAACGAGTGATGGCATGATAACCCCAAAAAAGCCTGATTCTTTACAAGAAATGATATTTTATGCAGAAAAGTTATCAAATCCCTTTCCATTTGTAAGGGTGGATTTTTATGATTACAATGGTCGGACTATATTGGGCGAGATGACGTTTACCCCGGATGCAGGACTCGCAACACGTTATAAAGAAAGTTTTTTAAGGGAACTAGGCGACATGATTGATTTACCGGAGAAAATAACGTAA
- a CDS encoding lipopolysaccharide biosynthesis protein translates to MKKNINKLSKSHFVRNVTVMATGAAGAQAITIALSPIITRLYGPEAFGIMGTFTALTSIIIPVAALTYPIAIVLPKSDKNAKGLIKLSIFVTLIIAFLTTIILLFFKNSILEAFQIEGISSFLYLIPLVIIFAGLMQVSEQWLIRTNQFSINAKANFMQSVVVNGGKVGIGLIYPTATVLVALQATGNGIKALMMIIFAKRSDYKGEMQPQERGDSVKKLAKKHRDFPLYRAPEEFFSAISQNIPILFLTSFFGPAAAGFYNIGKTVLSLPSRLIGQSIGDVFYPRISEAANNGESLNRLIIKATLALGAIGIIPFGTVIMFGPWLFEFVFGEGWNVAGEYSRWISLASFSVFMNKPSVRAIPVLALQRLYLFFSIIRLIIRSSALIVGFVVFDSDVIAIALFGITGALLNAVLILSTIKISKKLYKSN, encoded by the coding sequence ATGAAAAAAAACATTAATAAATTAAGTAAATCACACTTTGTAAGAAATGTTACTGTTATGGCTACTGGGGCTGCCGGAGCACAGGCTATCACCATCGCTTTATCTCCAATTATAACAAGGTTGTATGGCCCTGAAGCTTTTGGCATTATGGGTACATTTACTGCTTTAACAAGCATCATTATTCCAGTTGCAGCATTGACTTACCCTATAGCGATAGTATTACCTAAAAGTGATAAAAATGCTAAAGGTTTAATAAAACTGTCGATATTTGTTACTTTAATCATAGCTTTTCTTACAACAATCATCTTATTATTTTTTAAAAATAGTATTCTAGAAGCATTTCAAATAGAGGGAATATCTTCCTTCTTATATTTAATACCGCTTGTTATAATATTTGCTGGTCTAATGCAAGTATCCGAACAATGGCTTATTCGGACAAATCAATTTTCAATAAATGCTAAGGCAAATTTCATGCAATCGGTTGTTGTAAATGGGGGTAAAGTTGGAATTGGCTTAATTTATCCAACAGCAACTGTTTTAGTCGCTTTACAAGCAACTGGAAATGGTATAAAGGCCCTTATGATGATAATTTTTGCTAAAAGGTCAGATTATAAAGGAGAAATGCAGCCGCAAGAGAGAGGTGATTCAGTTAAAAAACTAGCTAAAAAACATAGAGACTTTCCTTTATATAGGGCGCCGGAGGAATTTTTTAGTGCAATATCACAGAATATACCGATATTATTTTTAACATCTTTTTTTGGACCAGCAGCTGCAGGGTTTTACAACATAGGTAAGACAGTTCTATCTTTACCTTCTAGGTTGATAGGACAATCAATAGGTGATGTTTTCTATCCCCGTATTTCAGAAGCAGCAAACAATGGAGAGAGTTTGAATCGACTTATAATAAAAGCCACTTTAGCACTTGGTGCTATAGGTATCATTCCCTTCGGAACGGTTATTATGTTTGGTCCCTGGCTTTTTGAATTTGTGTTTGGGGAAGGATGGAACGTTGCTGGTGAGTATTCAAGATGGATCTCATTAGCGTCCTTTTCAGTATTTATGAACAAGCCTAGTGTAAGAGCTATACCTGTTTTAGCATTACAGAGGCTGTACCTATTCTTTTCGATAATAAGATTAATCATTCGATCGTCTGCACTTATTGTAGGTTTTGTGGTTTTTGATAGTGATGTAATTGCAATTGCTTTATTTGGAATTACAGGTGCTTTATTAAACGCGGTGTTAATTTTAAGTACAATAAAAATAAGTAAGAAATTATATAAAAGCAATTAG
- a CDS encoding glycosyltransferase family 2 protein, with the protein MEGLVSVIITTYKRSFDTLSKAINSVLTQTYNNLELIIVDDNPEKSSHKVDIQSNLKALNDNRVNYIQHENNQGACVARNTGINNSRGNYIAFLDDDDEWLPNKLEYQIRKFSDEKVGLVYCFAYIITIKDNKQISKNVISNRVSGMVYDKLIEKNFIGSTSFVILKKEALDQCGYFNNDLKSSQDYDLWLRISKGYKVNYVDIPLVNYYIHEGERISENVDNKIQGKEKINELNIDYLKLHPIIHSKRKLTVVPFYAVKYGCKFAMKKWWEAVKIYPYHSAILKNLVKLILYSFRSI; encoded by the coding sequence TTGGAGGGGTTAGTAAGTGTTATTATAACAACTTATAAAAGATCATTTGATACATTGTCAAAGGCAATTAATAGTGTCTTAACACAAACATATAATAATCTAGAGTTAATTATAGTTGATGATAATCCTGAAAAATCCAGTCATAAAGTGGATATTCAGTCTAATCTAAAAGCACTTAATGATAATCGTGTGAACTATATACAACATGAAAATAACCAAGGCGCTTGTGTAGCAAGAAATACTGGAATTAATAATTCTAGAGGTAATTATATAGCCTTTTTGGATGATGATGATGAGTGGCTTCCGAATAAACTAGAATATCAAATAAGAAAATTTTCCGATGAAAAAGTTGGATTAGTTTATTGTTTTGCGTATATTATAACAATAAAAGATAATAAACAAATAAGTAAAAATGTCATAAGTAATAGAGTCTCAGGGATGGTATATGATAAATTGATTGAAAAAAATTTTATCGGTTCTACTTCCTTTGTCATACTTAAAAAGGAAGCACTAGACCAGTGTGGGTATTTTAATAATGATTTGAAATCATCACAGGATTATGATTTGTGGTTAAGAATTTCAAAAGGGTATAAAGTCAATTATGTTGATATCCCTTTAGTCAATTATTATATACATGAAGGCGAAAGGATATCTGAAAATGTTGATAATAAAATACAAGGTAAAGAAAAAATTAATGAATTAAATATAGATTATCTTAAATTACATCCAATAATTCATAGTAAAAGAAAATTAACGGTTGTACCATTTTATGCAGTTAAATATGGCTGTAAATTTGCTATGAAAAAATGGTGGGAAGCTGTAAAGATTTATCCATATCATAGTGCTATTTTGAAGAACTTAGTAAAATTGATTTTGTATAGCTTTAGATCTATTTAA
- a CDS encoding O-antigen ligase family protein, translating into MYLVSGAFILYLSRKNNLHYIILGFLLITSLITSARTGIVSFLVVFSIYNFLQLYKYLYKGSPKGLLLLLMNIGLLIGSVFLIFSIRGKASLSGSGRLKLNEIAFNIFQDNPIMGVGFGSTTYSHIGGMLPHNLFFQALAQGGIIYFVPLFIFIITLLLTCLNNNSKYFYLFILILFGAMLIPNILSSRFIGVVFLIFVLSLENNKNKRAYPI; encoded by the coding sequence TTGTATCTCGTTTCAGGCGCATTTATATTGTATTTATCTCGTAAAAATAACTTACATTACATCATATTAGGGTTCTTGTTAATAACGAGTTTAATTACTTCTGCTAGAACTGGAATTGTATCTTTTTTAGTAGTATTTAGTATTTACAATTTTCTTCAACTTTATAAGTACTTATATAAGGGTAGCCCTAAAGGGTTGTTATTACTTTTGATGAACATTGGACTACTTATAGGAAGTGTTTTTTTAATATTTTCTATAAGGGGCAAAGCATCATTAAGTGGTTCAGGTCGTTTAAAACTAAATGAAATAGCATTTAATATCTTCCAAGACAATCCAATTATGGGAGTAGGGTTTGGAAGTACAACTTACAGTCATATAGGAGGTATGTTACCACATAATTTATTTTTCCAAGCACTTGCACAGGGTGGAATCATTTATTTTGTACCGCTTTTTATTTTCATTATTACTTTATTATTGACATGTTTAAATAACAATTCTAAATACTTTTATCTTTTCATTTTAATTTTATTTGGGGCTATGTTAATACCAAATATACTTAGTTCAAGATTTATAGGCGTAGTATTTTTAATCTTCGTATTAAGCTTGGAAAATAATAAAAATAAGAGGGCTTATCCAATATGA